One segment of Streptomyces bathyalis DNA contains the following:
- a CDS encoding DoxX family protein, protein MFAAYVTVTMLGAVFNGAAAVFYLIGHEYPKSQADMKGVPRKWVPVLGMLLAAGAMGLLAGFAVPLLGTLAASGLVLYFIGAIIAHLRVGSRDIVGGIVFLATAAAALALGLGYHGPW, encoded by the coding sequence GTGTTCGCCGCCTACGTCACGGTCACCATGCTCGGCGCGGTCTTCAACGGTGCCGCCGCGGTCTTCTACCTGATCGGCCACGAATACCCCAAGTCCCAGGCGGACATGAAGGGCGTGCCCCGGAAGTGGGTACCGGTGCTGGGAATGCTGCTGGCAGCGGGTGCCATGGGTCTGCTGGCGGGGTTCGCCGTGCCGCTCCTGGGGACCCTCGCCGCCTCCGGCCTCGTGCTGTACTTCATCGGCGCGATCATCGCCCACCTGCGGGTGGGGTCCCGCGACATCGTGGGCGGGATCGTGTTCCTTGCCACCGCTGCTGCCGCCCTGGCTCTGGGACTGGGCTACCACGGTCCCTGGTAA
- a CDS encoding DEAD/DEAH box helicase, producing MNRTARTNDRNFRDRSAGSGKGGGRRFQSPSGRTGQKRSGTSARSGGKGRRPAALQGEFALPETMTPALPAATAFAELDMPAPLLAALRAEGVTVPFPIQGATLPNSLAGRDVLGRGRTGSGKTLAFGLALLARTAGQRAESRQPLALVLVPTRELAQQVTDALTPYARSMSLRIATVVGGMSIGRQAGALHAGAEVVVATPGRLKDLLGRGDCRLDRVAITVLDEADQMADMGFMPQVTELLDLVRAGGQRMLFSATLDRNVDLLVRRYLHDPVVHSVDPSAGAVTTMEHHVLHVHSADKYATTTEIAARDGRVLMFLDTKHAVNKLTKHLLKSGVRAAALHGGKSQPQRTRTLAQFKSGDVSVLVATNVAARGIHIDSLDLVVNVDPPSDHKDYLHRGGRTARAGESGSVVTLVLPEQRRDLTRLMTDAGITPKIAQVRSGEAELSRITGARRPSGVAVTIAAPVTEPARRSASSARGRRGRPAQARRTSGSSQGSTGRPKRQSVPQPQRRRAA from the coding sequence ATGAACCGCACAGCACGCACGAACGACCGCAACTTCCGCGACCGCTCCGCCGGCTCCGGCAAGGGTGGCGGGCGCCGCTTTCAGTCCCCGAGCGGCAGGACCGGCCAGAAGCGGTCCGGAACCTCCGCCCGTTCCGGCGGCAAGGGGCGCCGTCCTGCCGCACTGCAGGGAGAGTTCGCGCTCCCGGAGACCATGACCCCGGCGCTGCCCGCCGCAACGGCGTTCGCTGAACTGGACATGCCCGCGCCTCTGTTGGCGGCGCTGCGCGCCGAGGGCGTGACCGTACCGTTCCCCATTCAGGGAGCCACCCTGCCCAACTCCCTCGCGGGGCGGGACGTCCTGGGCCGCGGGCGCACCGGGTCGGGCAAGACACTCGCCTTCGGCCTCGCCCTGCTGGCCCGTACTGCGGGCCAACGAGCGGAGTCCCGCCAGCCGTTGGCTCTGGTTCTCGTCCCCACGCGGGAGCTCGCACAGCAGGTCACCGATGCGCTGACCCCGTACGCCCGGTCGATGAGCTTGCGGATTGCCACCGTCGTCGGCGGCATGTCGATCGGCCGTCAGGCCGGCGCACTGCACGCCGGAGCCGAGGTCGTCGTCGCGACCCCGGGCCGGCTGAAGGACCTCCTCGGGCGTGGCGACTGCCGACTGGACCGAGTCGCCATCACCGTGCTGGACGAAGCCGATCAGATGGCGGACATGGGCTTCATGCCCCAGGTCACCGAACTGCTCGACCTGGTGCGTGCCGGGGGCCAGCGGATGCTGTTCTCGGCCACCTTGGACCGCAACGTCGATCTCCTGGTCCGCCGTTACCTGCACGACCCGGTCGTGCACTCCGTCGACCCCTCCGCCGGCGCGGTCACCACGATGGAACACCACGTCCTGCACGTCCACAGCGCGGACAAGTACGCCACCACCACCGAGATCGCCGCCCGCGACGGCCGGGTGCTGATGTTCCTGGACACCAAGCACGCCGTGAACAAGCTCACCAAGCACCTGCTGAAGAGCGGCGTACGGGCGGCCGCCCTGCACGGGGGCAAGTCACAGCCCCAACGCACGCGCACCCTCGCCCAGTTCAAGTCCGGCGACGTCTCTGTGCTGGTGGCCACCAACGTCGCGGCCCGCGGCATCCACATCGACAGCCTCGACCTCGTGGTCAATGTCGACCCGCCGAGCGACCACAAGGACTACTTGCACCGCGGTGGCCGCACCGCCCGTGCCGGCGAATCGGGCAGTGTCGTCACGCTGGTGCTGCCCGAACAACGCCGCGACCTGACACGCCTGATGACCGATGCCGGCATCACGCCGAAGATCGCCCAGGTCCGCTCCGGCGAGGCGGAACTGAGCCGCATCACCGGTGCCCGGAGGCCCTCCGGCGTCGCTGTCACCATCGCCGCCCCCGTGACGGAACCGGCCAGGCGAAGCGCCTCCTCGGCCCGCGGCCGACGCGGCCGCCCCGCCCAGGCCCGGCGCACCTCCGGGTCATCCCAGGGCAGCACCGGACGGCCGAAGCGCCAGTCCGTTCCCCAGCCGCAGCGGCGACGGGCGGCCTAG
- a CDS encoding cold-shock protein encodes MATGTVKWFNSEKGFGFIEQDGGGADVFAHYSNIAAQGFRELHEGQKVNFDVTQGQKGPQAENITPA; translated from the coding sequence ATGGCTACCGGCACCGTGAAGTGGTTCAACTCGGAAAAGGGCTTCGGCTTCATCGAGCAGGATGGCGGCGGCGCTGACGTCTTCGCCCACTACTCGAACATCGCCGCCCAGGGCTTCCGTGAGCTGCACGAAGGCCAGAAGGTGAACTTCGACGTCACGCAGGGCCAGAAGGGCCCGCAGGCGGAGAACATCACTCCTGCCTGA
- a CDS encoding GntR family transcriptional regulator, translated as MEQTAADAPVPAGDAALHPCSSPRPGPAGQQHPAGVDGDEGARGEHVHSEPAAPPVTGAATPGGPGESGVPGQPGPPGGRPSHFRQSRSAKQPERHSVRAQVLTALREALLSGELAPGEVYSAPALAERLGVSATPVREAMQRLVCEGAVETVPNRGFRIAVCSDRDVAELAEIRILLEIPSVLETARTMPPECWESLRPYADEALAVAGRGDRAAYADADSAFHCALLELTGNRQLVAIAADIQRRAHRRPAPAARSLCTEELLRDASDHMALLDALRERDLAAVERLLRAHVTA; from the coding sequence ATGGAGCAGACCGCAGCGGATGCGCCCGTACCGGCGGGAGATGCCGCGCTCCACCCCTGCAGCTCCCCTCGTCCGGGCCCGGCAGGACAGCAGCACCCCGCCGGGGTCGACGGCGACGAGGGGGCACGGGGCGAGCATGTGCACAGCGAACCCGCGGCGCCGCCGGTGACGGGCGCCGCCACGCCTGGTGGGCCCGGGGAGTCCGGCGTGCCGGGGCAGCCAGGACCGCCCGGGGGGCGTCCTTCCCACTTCCGGCAGTCCCGCTCGGCGAAGCAGCCCGAGCGGCACTCCGTGCGCGCCCAGGTGCTCACCGCCCTGCGCGAGGCCCTGCTCTCGGGTGAACTCGCTCCGGGCGAGGTCTACTCCGCGCCCGCCCTCGCCGAACGCCTCGGCGTCTCGGCGACGCCTGTACGCGAGGCGATGCAGCGCCTGGTGTGCGAGGGCGCCGTCGAGACGGTGCCCAACCGCGGCTTCCGCATAGCGGTGTGCAGCGACCGGGACGTGGCCGAACTGGCCGAGATACGGATCCTGTTGGAGATCCCCTCGGTGCTTGAGACGGCCCGCACGATGCCGCCTGAGTGCTGGGAGAGCCTCCGCCCGTACGCCGACGAGGCGCTGGCCGTTGCCGGACGCGGCGACCGTGCCGCCTACGCCGACGCCGACAGCGCCTTCCACTGCGCGCTGCTGGAGCTGACCGGCAACCGCCAACTCGTCGCCATAGCAGCGGACATACAGCGCCGCGCCCATCGCCGTCCCGCCCCCGCGGCCCGTTCGCTGTGCACCGAGGAACTGCTCAGGGACGCCTCCGACCACATGGCTCTCCTGGACGCGCTGCGCGAACGGGACCTCGCCGCGGTCGAACGTCTCCTGCGCGCACACGTGACGGCCTGA
- a CDS encoding (2Fe-2S)-binding protein, producing MAMPTFAPAPAEPAGISPLTAAYARLSDVFQGLRVREVGPGGALPVGPEWVPATWLAEGGASVDEFIAQDAEQALRDYGRRPRADVAATFGLHRYAWPVCLLVTIPWFLHRRVPRVPVEAVACRRTPGELAVRIEEFACLPGDAAAQSPGARVVPDEEALRAEVRAALAEHLTPVLEGFRPRIRRGPRALWGLATDEITEGLWYLGHLLGEEKRAVHEAGLLLPGAVLPYAQPAGFRQLTGKSGELLPTRDRASCCLYYTLRPQDTCVTCPRTCDAERIERLSTTR from the coding sequence ATGGCCATGCCCACGTTCGCCCCGGCCCCCGCAGAGCCCGCCGGCATCTCGCCGCTCACCGCGGCGTACGCACGGCTGAGCGATGTGTTCCAGGGGCTGCGCGTGCGTGAGGTCGGACCCGGCGGCGCTCTTCCCGTGGGCCCGGAGTGGGTGCCCGCCACCTGGTTGGCCGAAGGCGGGGCGTCCGTCGACGAGTTCATCGCCCAGGATGCGGAGCAGGCACTGCGCGACTACGGTCGCCGGCCGCGCGCCGACGTCGCCGCGACCTTCGGCCTGCACCGGTACGCCTGGCCGGTGTGCCTGCTGGTCACCATCCCGTGGTTCCTGCACCGCCGGGTCCCCCGCGTTCCCGTCGAGGCGGTGGCCTGCCGTCGTACCCCCGGCGAACTGGCAGTGCGGATCGAGGAGTTCGCCTGCCTGCCGGGCGATGCGGCCGCGCAGTCCCCCGGCGCGCGTGTCGTCCCGGACGAGGAGGCGCTGCGCGCGGAAGTGCGGGCGGCGCTCGCGGAACATCTCACCCCGGTGCTCGAGGGCTTCCGCCCCCGCATACGGCGTGGCCCGAGGGCCCTGTGGGGCCTGGCGACGGACGAGATCACCGAAGGACTCTGGTATCTCGGCCATCTGCTCGGCGAGGAGAAGCGGGCCGTGCATGAGGCCGGGCTGCTGCTCCCGGGTGCCGTCCTCCCGTACGCGCAGCCCGCCGGCTTCCGCCAACTGACCGGGAAGAGCGGCGAGTTGCTGCCCACCCGCGACAGGGCGAGCTGCTGCCTCTACTACACGCTGCGCCCCCAGGACACCTGTGTGACGTGCCCCCGCACGTGCGACGCGGAGCGCATCGAGCGACTGTCCACGACTCGCTGA
- a CDS encoding DUF2637 domain-containing protein translates to MTMTDLPLSGAVAGAVLLVGALAAVVLMARGRRANRRAGGDDGPSDSWEQMEQRRRRKETVYATAAYLLLFCCAAVAAALSFHGLVGFGRQNLRLSGGWEYLVPFGLDGAAMFSAVIAVREASHGDASLGSRLLVWAFAGAAAWFNWVHAPRGTDHAGAPEFFAGMSLSAAILFDRALKQTRRAALREQGLVPRPLPQIRVVRWLRAPRETFRAWSLMLLEGVRTLDQAVEEVRDERRQHEQERLRRKEQQKLDRAKVKALGRQHRGHGRRGPGKPDGTRAEYQAAVPASQVSADPAVAMPSLPAQSTGGRGDDGAAGTAGPRLDSLEEKLAEIERQFG, encoded by the coding sequence ATGACAATGACGGATCTACCGCTGAGCGGGGCGGTGGCGGGCGCGGTGCTGCTCGTCGGCGCCCTCGCGGCGGTCGTGCTGATGGCACGGGGAAGACGGGCGAACAGGCGGGCGGGCGGCGACGACGGTCCGTCCGACTCCTGGGAGCAGATGGAGCAGCGCCGCCGCCGCAAGGAGACGGTCTACGCGACGGCCGCCTATCTGCTGCTGTTCTGCTGTGCGGCGGTGGCCGCGGCGCTCTCCTTCCACGGCCTCGTCGGCTTCGGGCGGCAGAACCTCCGGCTGTCGGGCGGCTGGGAGTACCTCGTCCCGTTCGGGCTGGACGGCGCGGCGATGTTCTCCGCCGTCATCGCCGTGCGCGAGGCGAGCCACGGCGACGCGTCGCTCGGATCGCGGCTGCTGGTGTGGGCGTTCGCGGGTGCGGCCGCCTGGTTCAACTGGGTGCACGCTCCGCGCGGCACCGACCATGCCGGGGCGCCCGAGTTCTTCGCGGGGATGTCGCTCTCCGCGGCGATCCTCTTCGACCGCGCACTCAAGCAGACCCGTCGCGCCGCACTGCGCGAACAGGGCCTGGTCCCACGACCGTTGCCGCAGATCCGGGTCGTACGGTGGCTCCGCGCTCCCCGCGAGACCTTCCGCGCCTGGTCGCTGATGCTGCTCGAGGGCGTACGGACGCTGGACCAGGCCGTCGAGGAGGTGCGGGACGAGCGCCGGCAGCACGAGCAGGAACGTCTCCGCCGCAAGGAGCAGCAGAAACTCGACCGGGCCAAGGTGAAGGCCCTGGGCAGGCAGCACCGGGGACACGGCCGACGTGGACCCGGGAAGCCGGACGGCACGCGGGCGGAGTACCAGGCCGCGGTTCCCGCGTCCCAGGTATCCGCGGACCCGGCCGTGGCGATGCCGTCGCTGCCCGCTCAGAGCACGGGTGGACGCGGGGACGACGGCGCTGCCGGCACCGCCGGTCCGCGGCTGGACTCGCTCGAGGAGAAACTCGCCGAGATCGAGCGGCAGTTCGGCTGA